The segment gaccgagggaggttggcggtggtgtggtgcttcttccatttcctgataactgcaccgacagttgatcttttctctccaagctgctttccgattctcttgtagcccatcccagccttgtgcagatcaaaaatcttgtccctgatgtccgtagaaagctctttggtcttgcccatggtggtgatgttggatgctggttgtttgggtgttgacaggtgtcttttatacaggtaacgaggtgaggcaggtgtatttgatgtagataattggttgggattggggctgtgtcttaaagaaagactaactggcttgtaggagccagaatacttgctgtttggtagggggtcatatacttgtttttcctcatcagatggttatcaatttttataaattcatatgatgtgattttctggaattttctttgggattctgtctttcactgttagaatgtacacatgattaaaattatagatcgttgcattctttgtaagtgggcaaacctgcaaaatcagcaaggggtcaaatacttatttcccccactgtatcttCCAATCCAGAGTCTGCCGTCATACATAAACATAGTCCCTGAACCACTGGAGAGCCACTCCCCTGACCCCGTAGTGCGACAGTTTTCCAAGTAAGATTTGAAAGTCAATCGTATCGAATGCTTTTGAAAGATCGAGAAAGACCCCAATACCGGCTTCTTTCCCCCTGtggtgaataaaaaggtttaaattTCCAGATTGGATAAAGAGCAATGGAATAttgtgagcagttgaaagtccaatattaCTTCTCTAgtaaatgttaccagagagggaaGGCAGAAATGCCATCCAGATTACACCCCATCCCATGGTCTATAAGATCATTATTATGTTTATAGAGTCGCTGTCCTGGTAGAACCACATATCTCTAAACAGTAGGAAAACCAacttgttttcagctttgtgacgatgcattttccagctgatccaaggaggtttaaatagtttatttagcttAAAAAGCACATAAAAGAACACTTAATCCAAActcagcaagaaggtcgtgggttcaaaccccggtcctgtgtggagtttgcatgttctccccatgtctgcgtgaGTGGTGGGTAAGCGTGAGtgattgtttgtctatgtgtggccctgcgatcgACAGGCGACCTGTCTAGGGTGTGCCCAATGTCagttgggattggctccagccctccgCGACcctatgcaggataagcggttgacgatggatggatggatggtattcACTGGACAGGAAGGTTATGAAAGGatgtaatctgaaaagtaactaaaactTTCAAgacatgtagtggagtaaaagtacaataattGCCTTTGGCATATTGtggtataaaataaaaatacttgtACTGAAGTACAACCTTGCATTTGTACAGTACttagtaaatgtgtttatttacattccaccactggaaTACCAATCAACAATTTAGTTTTCTGCTAATTCATGGTCAATCTCGACTGAACACAAGAGATGAAACTTTCCAGTCTTGAGTTCACAGGTTCAATTGTTGTAAATTTATTTCCCAGAAATGGGCCGATATGTAACCGTGAATTCCTAGAAAAGTACTGGAAAAGTAGAGTGTACTTTGGTAACAATTTctagggaaaacagagacagcgTGCAATTAATTAATTGCAATAAATTGCTAGCATAATCTACAAAGTGTTCTGGTCAGTGAATAGCAGgtcaaatgaaaatgcaaaagtGTTTCATTCATCTACAGGGCAGGGAAGCTTAGATACAATTCAAGTTTTCAATTAGAAATAAATATTAACTTAGGTCTACACAGATCTGTGTCAGTTATTCCAGACAGTTATAGCTCTTCTTTTGagaaaattaaactaaaaaaatttactaaaatgtaatactaTCTGAGAACACTGGCACTATTTTTTCTTTAACTAGTAAACCTTTATGTGCCTCCTTCCAGGAAACTTCATAGGACATTTTTAGGACATTTACTGGATCTGTCTTATTAACCATTACCAGATTTTCCTACAGTACAACTTTAAACATTTATACCAGTAACAACATAGCAGCTCTTCTATAACACATCTGTCGTTTCAACTTTGGCCCAGATAAAGACATTCTGAACATATTCATCCTCCATTACGCTTCTGCAGGGGTCCTGGTTAAAAACAGCTGCATGAGAACGATGGTTAAATGAGAGGGATGAGATGCAGCATCCAGTCTCCCTAGTTGTCTTAGTCCCAGCCTAATTCCACATTAAAAGGGCCAAGGGGCCATCGTGCAGATTAACTGGCCTTCCCCGCTGAAACGGGTCGACTCCTCGGCTGATGCTGAGAGGAAGCACTGAGCAGGTGTGTCACAAAGGTCAacagcaatgtttttatttagaaaaatatcaTATCATATATCATATCATGTGACAGAGCACTTAACACCACTGAACCGGATCACTGGCAGTCAGACCAAACTACTTACATTCACCAGGTTAAAAAGAAAGCAGTGGCTGGTGCTAGAACAGggatttcattacatttttcagctacacagagcacatcagtgtatatatatataaacacagaacATGTTGTAAATTGTAAATCAACAACAGTTCATTTGGTTGCAATGTAATGTGCCAGAAAGCTTTTTTTATCCCAAAGAGAACTGACACGCTTTGTCCCTATTCCATCCATAACCATATGGCAATCACACCTCCTGCACAGAGAGAGATCAAGTCCATAAGGGGGAAAACAGTCAATGCATAGGAGGCAAAAGCAATGACAACGTCCCTCCATACAcaagcagcaacaacactgaGCCACACGCACTAAGAAGATTAATGCATTTATGGAAAAGCTGTAGAACCTACATTTGGAGTTGAATGAACAGACACGAGCAGAGAGGACATCTGTTTAGGAGATAACTACAGGAGCTCTTATCTCCTTTAACTTTACACATAGATGTgattgaaaatacaaaaaaacagtaACAGACTACGTAATGCTAGGAATAttacataatatttatttaatttgagtaTTATGCAACAAAAGTTGAAGGTTCACataaacattttcatcacaTCGCCACAGTAATCCATAGTTTGAAATCAACACCCACCTCTGCGAACGTACAGCTTTGGCATAGCTGTTTAAGAACCAGTTGAACAGATATGTGGTTCATCTATAAATGTCATAGATTATCGTATATAAACAGCTCATGTGAAAATAAATGCTGCCATGTGGACATCAGTCTTTTCTTCTGTGGATATGTTTGGCAGAGCAAACTCACACCAGTAACCCCACAGGCAAGTTAGAGTATTCTCCAATGCTTtcaatgataaatgaaaaaatctTTTATCTTCTCAGCAATTTGAAAAGCTACTCCTTGTTGTTTGCTGtgggacagaaagcaaacccTCATTTCCACAGTTCTCATGtgcaagaaagacagaaatgaaTATATGACTGGCCAATGAAACCAAAAATGAGCCACACTACAAGGAAGCAGAGAAGTGGCTGACTTGCCTGGGCCCACTGCCCTCCGACCCCTGCAGAGAGCAGTTCGTCTTCAGGATCCAGCAGGGTCCCGTTGCGGAGGCTCTCTGTTCCGTTCCCCATCTCCTCTCTGAGCTCCTGCTGGAGCAGCTTGGAAACGAGGCTGTTGAAGCGGTTCTCCGTGGTGGAGACGATCTCCGAGGAGGCCGTGGTCAAGTTCAGCTCTCCGGGGTCCACGCATGTGCCGTTCATCTTGGCGAACTCCACCATGCTGAGATCCAGCCCCGCCACGGAGGAAGGTGAGGCACAGGGGATGTCCCGGACCAGCTTGTAGTTTTCCATCCACTCCTTCAGCCACTCGAGGGAGCAGTCACACTCCCAGGGGTTCCTGAACAGGTAGAGGCGGGCCAGGAAGTAGATGGGCTGGAAAACAGGGAAGGGGAGGGTGGTGAGGTTGTTGCTGTTCAGGTGGAGCGTGATCAGGCTGGTCAGGTTCTCAAAAGTGCCTTCCTCTATGTATAGCAACTGGTTCCTGTCCAGGTACAGGACCTCCAGCTCTACCAGATCACTGAACCAGGTCTTGGACACATTGATCAACTGGTTTCCCCCAAGGTTGAGCATCTTGAGGCGGCTGAGGCCCTTGAAGGCGAGCTGGGGCAAAGTACACAGCAGGTTGTCATTGAGGTAGAAGTTCTCCAGCCGCACAAGGTCCTGGAAAGCCCGGTCATGGATCACGTTGATGCGGTTCTCCTGGAGGTTCAGGTACCTGGGATACATAATCAGAGAACATGGAATTGATTTCCATAGCTATGCCGATGACATGCAACTGTATGTTATCACCTTATGACACCAGTCCTATTTATTCTTTTTGCTTcttttacatcaaactgtggATTCGAACCACTGCACAAAGGgccggatttactaacatcccaaaTAAAGTACTAAATTGAGTattaaattgcgtgtgcattctaaaatattgcacgggcaattttagtacctgttatgggtgattaactaagaattattgtgtagatgacaacaggagcaaacacaatggaggtggcagtatttaaattaggttttgcgtgttttaatggtttccgcaaTGGAGAGtcaggagggaaagcagccactgggtaaaaaccttggtttgtttcattctgtggatcccgagtatgtggaaatcgtatgtatctgcccatcctgcctgatGGCAcaaagtacttgggacagcacacatgaaagactgctttgggaaaccccagtagaaacagctacagtatgctggaatgacccagacgtgaggaaatgccagcagattgtgcttcatccagccagatgGATCCACACTGTGCTCGGTCGCACTGCGATCTCCTGGccctggccctgtacgccccaacaccccattccctctccgatacctacaatgggttgtgtcgtgcactactgcagctgggggctcttcGCAGCACctcgcaactttctaaattcttccatctcacggaaaaaagaagtcaggtctttattggcatgaatgttaatacaacagcaTTGGaaaagctaaaagaaaatacacaaaacaattcaattcatatagttcatcaaattaataaaataaaataattgtatttctatatattggatatataataatatctaatattgttaatttctccaCGTCTTCTTTGATTACgcctgtgtctccttctggcaacaataacagcagccatctctttGCAACACTTGGctgtttgcaccttcctttcaaacgtattaaatacagatgctgttgcactcacatgaaattgcttttaggcttgttagatcacagTGCGtctagtaaataaatgtatttgcatgttaccctcccattactttgcacaataaaattgaaacggcccaaattgcatattcattaaggcaaaaggcGCTATCTTgaacttttgaaagacgtcattctccatacacaccgttagtagatcagcttacgtgcTAATTTGCTGgcgatatcaagtttgcacacgtttttactcacgcaaatctttagtaaatctggcccaaaGAGTGCAGCTAAATCTCTGACACAAAATAACAAGCACCTAGTAAAAGATCTTTGTGGACCCAGATCTAACCCTTTGAATCACATATCAGTTTTGTCACAATAAATGTCTTTTACCACCTCGGAAATATAGCTGAAGTACAGCCGTTCCTCACTGAAACAGACACTGAGAGACTAATTCCATGCTTTTATTACCAGACTCGACTATTGCAACGCACTCTTCTCTGCTCTACCCGAGAAACCCATGAATAAGTTACAGAACATTCAGAACACTGAAGCACAGGTATTGTTCTTAAGTCCCTTCATTGTTTGACAGCCAGTTTCAGAATAGATTTTAAGATACTTTTAGTAGTCAAATCACTAAACAGACAAGCGCCTCAGTATCTATCAGACTTGCTCTTATCATATGTTCCCATTTGACCCTTCTGATCCTCTGGCACTGGCTTTCTAGTAACCCTGATGCTAAGGACAACAAATTACGGAGAGGCAGCTTTTAGCAGAAAGGGTCTTAATATTTCTGATTTCTCTTTTATGTGTcttattatatttgtatttatcttttttaattgtctattatatatattatatataatatattattctatttttattttctcgAGTTATCTTACCTAATAACTTTTCAATGCAGACTCTTTTGTAACTGTCTTTTCTTGTCACGCACCTTGTATTGATATTTTGCACAAAAGGCAAAGAAAGTCTGACTGATTGATAAGAAGAGGACAGATGTTTAAAAGACTGAATAAAGGACTTTTGGGTGATGTTTTGCTAAATGAGCCCTTCATAGAGCTACCTAATCAGGTCCTTTCAGGTGTCAGCATATCTTTAACTACGGTGACCCCATCAGCCCAAATACAAGCAAAAGGGAAATCacaaatattaaagtgaatGCTCTCCAAACCCAGAAATCCTGTATATATTTTGGAAACACATGCGCACCAACAGAAATGTACTccaaattaaaacatattttctgtcatcaaaaaacaaaaacaagaaatgtaCAAGAGAGTAATCATCGAAACTTTCCCATCCAGACTCCAGGTGGTGGGAAAACCATAGACAGtgtaaaagaagtggatgtagtaACCGTGACGT is part of the Micropterus dolomieu isolate WLL.071019.BEF.003 ecotype Adirondacks unplaced genomic scaffold, ASM2129224v1 contig_1285, whole genome shotgun sequence genome and harbors:
- the nyx gene encoding nyctalopin, which translates into the protein LLLVSVLCLLPQAVLARWACVRACPASCSCTQEKSCIVLCDRSGLAELPKEFPCEASAINLDKNKLKFLSERAFGTLPSLKSLSLDHNNISFITPGAFKGLSNLVELKMAHNEYISYLHTRTFTGLKKLVRLDLSDANLFSIPDRIFIEQPALKELLLFQNNFRRIPGAFRGMENLTDIYLERNKIEAVAYNSLLGLGSLKYLNLQENRINVIHDRAFQDLVRLENFYLNDNLLCTLPQLAFKGLSRLKMLNLGGNQLINVSKTWFSDLVELEVLYLDRNQLLYIEEGTFENLTSLITLHLNSNNLTTLPFPVFQPIYFLARLYLFRNPWECDCSLEWLKEWMENYKLVRDIPCASPSSVAGLDLSMVEFAKMNGTCVDPGELNLTTASSEIVSTTENRFNSLVSKLLQQELREEMGNGTESLRNGTLLDPEDELLSAGVGGQWAQASQPLLCFLVVWLIFGFIGQSYIHFCLSCT